One Paenibacillus sp. SYP-B4298 genomic window, TGCAAAAGGAGTAAGAATACGGATTTTCCTCGTTTTCCACCCCTTTCACGGAATCGACTAATTTCCACTCCGCTCCCGAAAATTCGGGGAAGAACGCATCTCCTTCAAATTCGCTCTCGATCTCGGTCAGTACGATCCGGTCAGCGACGGGCAGCAACTGGCGATAGATCTCCTCGCCGCCAATTACATACACATCTCCGCTGCGATGGCGGCTTAGCGCCTCTTCCACCGAGTGCGCAATCTCAGCTCCTTCCGGGGCGTAGTCTGTACTTCGAGTAAGCACGATATTAATCCGATTCTTCAGTGGGCGAGCGCCGAAGGACTCGAAGGTCTTGCGTCCCATCAGCACCGAATTCCCGGTCGTCGTCCTGCGGAAAAACGCCATATCCTCCGGCAGCCTCCACGGCAGCTTATTATGATGGCCAATGACCCGATTCTTGCCCATAGCAGCAATCAATATAACAGCCAAGATGACACCTCCTCAAGCCAGCACCCTGCTAGACAGACACAGCCGCCTTAATCGTCGGGTGATGCTGGTAATCTATGATCTCAAAGTCCTCATACGTATAATCAAAAATGGAGGCCGGCTTGCGCTTAATGACCAGTCGTGGCAGCGGATAAGGCTCACGAGTCAGTTGCAGCCGCACCTGTTCAAAATGATCGTTGTATATATGCACATCTCCACCGGAATAGATGAACTCTCCTGGCTCCAAATCGCATTGCTGTGCAACCATATGCGTCAGCATCGCGTATTGAGCAATATTAAACGGCAAGCCAAGGAAGGTATCCGAAGACCGCATCGTCAGCATGCACGACAGCTTTCCTCCAGCAACATAGAACTGGAACGCGTAGTGACAAGGGGGCAGCTTCATATGATCCACTTCCGCCACATTCCAGGCGCTGACGAGGTGACGACGGGAGTCGGGATTACGGCGGATGCTCTCAATCACCTGCGCGATCTGGTCGATCGTTCGTCCATCCTCGCCCTTCCAGGCACGCCACTGTGATCCATATACCGGCCCCAGATCGCCATGCTCATCG contains:
- a CDS encoding dihydrofolate reductase, with the protein product MAVILIAAMGKNRVIGHHNKLPWRLPEDMAFFRRTTTGNSVLMGRKTFESFGARPLKNRINIVLTRSTDYAPEGAEIAHSVEEALSRHRSGDVYVIGGEEIYRQLLPVADRIVLTEIESEFEGDAFFPEFSGAEWKLVDSVKGVENEENPYSYSFCTYERCR
- a CDS encoding thymidylate synthase codes for the protein MKAYLELLQDIMENGTDKEDRTGTGTRSVFGRQLRFDLSKGFPLVTTKRIHLKSVIHELLWFLSGDTNVRYLQEHGVRIWNEWADEHGDLGPVYGSQWRAWKGEDGRTIDQIAQVIESIRRNPDSRRHLVSAWNVAEVDHMKLPPCHYAFQFYVAGGKLSCMLTMRSSDTFLGLPFNIAQYAMLTHMVAQQCDLEPGEFIYSGGDVHIYNDHFEQVRLQLTREPYPLPRLVIKRKPASIFDYTYEDFEIIDYQHHPTIKAAVSV